The following are encoded in a window of Geobacter metallireducens GS-15 genomic DNA:
- a CDS encoding DUF6624 domain-containing protein, producing MNNELRDELLSMQHEDQKTLQELIDSGELGTVEYHPTIKDVHERNNKRIKEIIGQQGWPGISLVGKEAAEAAWLIVQHAVLDTVFMESCLAHLREAVKRGEAEGSHLAYLQDRVLTMSWKPQIYGTQHDVDESGTAFPLPMENPVEVDSLRREMGLGTLAEATRRIQERVNAIRRNRKANQAE from the coding sequence TTGAACAATGAGCTTCGGGATGAGCTGCTCTCAATGCAACATGAAGATCAGAAAACATTGCAGGAGCTGATCGATTCTGGCGAATTGGGTACGGTCGAATACCATCCAACAATTAAGGACGTCCACGAGCGAAATAACAAGCGCATAAAGGAAATCATCGGACAGCAGGGATGGCCAGGGATTAGCCTGGTAGGTAAGGAAGCTGCCGAGGCTGCTTGGCTCATCGTCCAGCATGCGGTACTTGACACTGTATTCATGGAATCATGCTTGGCACATCTTCGAGAGGCTGTTAAAAGGGGGGAAGCGGAGGGGAGCCACCTTGCTTACCTACAAGACAGAGTACTCACTATGTCTTGGAAACCTCAAATTTATGGTACGCAACACGATGTCGATGAAAGCGGTACGGCCTTCCCGTTGCCGATGGAGAATCCTGTAGAAGTTGACAGTTTGCGAAGGGAAATGGGATTGGGCACCTTGGCCGAAGCGACGAGGCGCATACAGGAAAGGGTGAATGCTATACGCCGAAATCGTAAGGCTAACCAAGCCGAGTGA
- the istB gene encoding IS21-like element ISGme4 family helper ATPase IstB: MSDIQHQRMVTLCDDLKFLAVTDVYADLADAAAKQESSYIDYLEQVLKAENDVRQGRSRHTMAKLAGFPAIKTLEDYDFDFATGAPKQRILDLSAMAFLERRENVILLGPSGTGKTHLAIALGYRATQCGVKVRFISAADLMLQLESAQRQGRYKEVMRRSVLGPRLLIIDEIGYLPFSETQANLFFQVIAKRYETGSVILTSNLSFGEWEQAFGGNTALTSAMLDRLLHHAHVIQIRGDSYRLKEKRRAGILGQQLPTPQMDD, from the coding sequence ATGAGCGACATCCAGCACCAGCGTATGGTCACCCTCTGCGACGACTTGAAGTTTCTGGCGGTGACCGATGTGTACGCCGACCTTGCCGATGCTGCGGCAAAGCAGGAGTCGTCATACATCGACTATCTCGAGCAGGTACTCAAGGCCGAGAACGACGTCCGGCAGGGGCGCTCGCGCCACACCATGGCAAAGCTCGCGGGCTTTCCCGCGATCAAGACCCTTGAGGATTATGACTTCGATTTTGCCACCGGCGCCCCGAAGCAGCGAATCCTGGACCTATCGGCAATGGCGTTTCTGGAGCGTCGGGAGAATGTAATCCTGCTCGGTCCCAGCGGTACCGGCAAGACTCACCTCGCCATTGCCCTCGGCTACCGGGCAACCCAGTGCGGCGTGAAGGTGCGCTTCATTTCCGCTGCGGACCTGATGCTGCAACTCGAAAGCGCCCAGCGCCAGGGGCGGTACAAGGAAGTAATGCGGCGCAGTGTCCTGGGGCCGAGACTACTCATCATCGACGAGATTGGATACCTTCCGTTCAGCGAAACACAGGCAAACCTGTTCTTTCAGGTGATCGCCAAAAGGTACGAAACAGGTTCCGTCATCCTCACCTCGAACCTGAGCTTTGGGGAATGGGAACAGGCTTTCGGCGGCAACACGGCACTCACATCAGCAATGCTCGACCGGTTGCTGCACCACGCCCATGTCATTCAGATCAGGGGTGACAGCTACCGATTGAAAGAGAAGCGCCGAGCTGGCATTCTCGGGCAGCAACTGCCGACACCCCAGATGGATGATTAA
- the istA gene encoding IS21-like element ISGme4 family transposase: MIGKEECMEVRILKKQGKSIREISRITGLCRNTVRKFLRSTADPRYKERAKRPGKLDPFKAFLEERVKAALPHRIPAPVLAREIASFGYDGCERTVRTFLATLYSRVTPEPVVRFETEPGKQMQADWCELRRGKHPLYAFVGTLGFSRDSFVVFTTSQAFDVLRECHEMAFSFFGGVPREVLYDNMKTVVLERNAFGEGKHRFHSGLWDTAKHFGFIPRLCKPYRAKTKGKVERFNRYLRYSFYYPLVSRLKQAGLTLDVATANIEVRNWLNDVANCRIHGETSERPCDRLKIERAAMSPLPPRVKVEQGKPEVITPMPWPVIPLQRPASFYDQILQEGRL; this comes from the coding sequence ATGATCGGAAAGGAAGAGTGTATGGAAGTCAGAATTCTCAAGAAACAGGGCAAAAGCATCCGGGAGATCTCGCGGATCACCGGGCTATGCCGAAACACGGTCAGGAAGTTCCTCAGATCAACGGCCGATCCCAGATACAAAGAACGGGCGAAGCGGCCGGGGAAGCTAGATCCATTTAAAGCCTTTCTCGAAGAGCGGGTGAAGGCGGCGCTGCCACACCGGATTCCTGCTCCGGTGCTTGCTCGGGAAATTGCCAGCTTTGGCTACGATGGCTGCGAGCGCACCGTAAGAACGTTTTTGGCGACACTTTACTCCCGTGTCACTCCGGAGCCGGTTGTCCGGTTTGAAACGGAGCCCGGCAAGCAGATGCAAGCCGACTGGTGCGAATTGCGCAGGGGTAAACACCCATTGTACGCGTTCGTTGGAACCCTTGGTTTCAGCCGCGATTCGTTCGTCGTCTTCACCACCAGCCAGGCCTTTGATGTCCTTCGTGAGTGCCATGAGATGGCATTTTCCTTCTTCGGCGGCGTCCCGCGTGAAGTGCTCTATGACAACATGAAGACTGTGGTTCTGGAGCGAAACGCCTTCGGCGAGGGCAAGCACCGCTTCCACTCCGGCCTGTGGGACACAGCCAAGCATTTCGGGTTTATCCCCCGGCTGTGCAAGCCGTACCGCGCCAAGACCAAGGGAAAGGTCGAGCGGTTCAACCGCTACCTGCGGTACAGCTTCTACTATCCGCTGGTCTCGCGCCTTAAGCAGGCAGGATTAACTCTCGATGTCGCGACCGCCAACATCGAGGTCCGTAACTGGCTTAATGACGTAGCCAACTGCCGAATCCATGGCGAGACCAGCGAGCGCCCCTGCGATCGTCTCAAGATCGAGCGCGCGGCAATGTCGCCGCTGCCGCCAAGGGTTAAGGTTGAGCAGGGCAAGCCGGAAGTCATCACTCCCATGCCGTGGCCGGTGATCCCACTTCAGCGCCCCGCCTCCTTCTATGATCAGATCCTTCAGGAGGGGCGGCTATGA
- a CDS encoding GntR family transcriptional regulator — MKHQVNDNNQSATPLTDRIFDVLQDSIIKGEIPAGSKISEPELAKTYGVSRGTLREALSRLEERHLVIRAPNHGARVISLSYEELIETYQVREVLGGLGCRLAVQNMTDSEIAELKKLLDEHEKSIAEDQGLSYYQEEGEFDFHYRILQGSRNKRLLAILDGGLYQLIRMYRYQFSTDSPRPLLALKEHRRIVDAIEERDEELAELLMRRHIRTARISVEERHKKAIAKDSGNV, encoded by the coding sequence ATGAAGCATCAGGTAAACGATAACAATCAGTCCGCGACTCCCCTGACGGACCGGATTTTTGATGTCCTTCAGGATTCGATCATCAAGGGTGAGATCCCCGCAGGGAGCAAGATTTCAGAACCAGAGCTTGCCAAAACGTATGGGGTGAGCCGGGGGACATTGCGCGAGGCTTTGAGCCGTCTGGAAGAACGGCATCTCGTCATCCGAGCGCCGAACCATGGTGCGCGGGTCATCTCGCTTTCCTATGAGGAGCTGATTGAAACCTATCAGGTTCGCGAAGTCCTGGGGGGGCTCGGGTGCAGGCTTGCCGTCCAGAATATGACCGACAGCGAGATCGCAGAGTTGAAAAAGCTGCTGGATGAGCATGAGAAGAGCATTGCGGAAGATCAGGGGCTTTCCTACTACCAGGAGGAAGGAGAATTCGATTTCCATTACCGGATCTTGCAGGGTAGCCGCAACAAGAGACTCTTGGCCATTCTGGATGGTGGCCTCTACCAGTTGATCCGGATGTACCGGTACCAGTTCAGCACCGACAGTCCCCGGCCCTTGCTGGCGCTCAAGGAGCACCGTCGTATCGTCGACGCCATCGAGGAGCGGGATGAAGAGTTGGCGGAGCTCCTCATGCGGCGCCATATACGGACCGCGCGCATCAGCGTCGAGGAACGGCACAAAAAAGCCATCGCAAAGGATAGTGGCAATGTCTGA
- the prpB gene encoding methylisocitrate lyase: MSEQISAGKLFRRVIDAEKPLQIVGTINAYCAILAEKAGHRAIYLSGAGVANASFGLPDLGIISRSDVLEEVRRITGASPLPLLVDIDTGWGEEFGIDRTIKEMIRAGAAAVHLEDQVEPKRCGHRPNKSIVSTGRMVDRIKAAVDARSDGDLMIMARTDALATAGLDAAVERAALYVEAGAESIFAEGVTDLAMYRRFADAVDVPLLANMTEFGKTPYYTKEQFAAQGVAMVLYPLSAFRAMSRAALEVYETILRAGTQEPVVAAMQPREELYELLHYYDYERKLDRLSSRDGVESGEGREKR; encoded by the coding sequence ATGTCTGAGCAGATTTCCGCCGGGAAGCTTTTCCGCAGGGTCATTGATGCTGAAAAGCCGCTTCAGATTGTGGGGACGATCAACGCCTACTGCGCAATCCTGGCCGAAAAGGCCGGTCACCGGGCAATCTACCTCTCCGGCGCCGGGGTCGCGAACGCCTCGTTCGGTCTTCCCGACCTCGGTATAATCTCCCGCAGTGACGTCCTGGAGGAGGTGAGGCGGATTACCGGCGCTTCCCCCCTGCCGCTCCTGGTCGACATCGATACGGGATGGGGAGAGGAATTCGGGATCGACCGCACGATTAAGGAGATGATTCGCGCAGGGGCGGCGGCGGTTCACCTTGAGGATCAGGTCGAACCGAAACGCTGCGGCCATCGCCCCAACAAGTCCATTGTTTCAACAGGCAGAATGGTGGACCGTATAAAGGCTGCGGTGGATGCCCGAAGCGATGGGGATCTCATGATCATGGCCCGTACCGACGCTCTGGCGACTGCAGGGCTCGACGCCGCCGTCGAAAGGGCGGCCCTCTATGTGGAGGCCGGCGCGGAGAGCATCTTTGCGGAGGGGGTGACCGACCTTGCCATGTACCGGCGGTTTGCCGATGCCGTTGATGTGCCGCTCCTGGCCAATATGACCGAATTCGGGAAGACCCCCTACTACACGAAAGAGCAGTTTGCTGCGCAGGGGGTCGCTATGGTGCTCTATCCCCTGAGCGCCTTCCGGGCCATGAGCAGGGCCGCACTGGAGGTGTATGAGACCATCCTCCGCGCCGGAACCCAGGAGCCGGTTGTGGCGGCCATGCAACCCCGGGAGGAACTTTACGAACTGCTCCACTATTACGACTATGAGCGGAAGCTCGACCGGCTGTCTTCCCGTGACGGCGTTGAAAGCGGCGAGGGGAGGGAGAAACGGTGA
- a CDS encoding bifunctional 2-methylcitrate dehydratase/aconitate hydratase, which yields MSTTADVNVRPAPDQVLVDIAEYVTGYRVTSHEARETARYSLIDALGCGMLALTFPECTKLLGPIVPGIVVPLGARVPGTRYELDPVKAAFDIGCIIRWLDFNDTWLAAEWGHPSDNLGAILAVADHLSRRNVAEGNAPVTMGEVLTCMVMAHEIQGCLALENSFNRVGLDHVLLVKVASTAVVMRLLGGTKEQIIDALSQAWVDGQSLRTYRHAPNAGSRKSWAAGDAVSRAVRLALMTLQGEKGYPSALTAPTWGFYDVSFKGRPFRFQRPFGTYVMENVLFKISYPAEFHAQTAVEAAVKLHPQVRERLSDIEKIVITTHESAIRIISKTGKLHNPADRDHCLQYMTAIGLIFGNLTADHYEEKAAADPRIDPLRERMEVVEEPRYSREYLEPDKRSIANAVQVFFRDGSCTERVEVEYPLGHRRRRAEGIPLLLEKFRANLSARFPEERLRRIVACCQDQQRLENTPVNEFMELFLI from the coding sequence GTGAGCACGACTGCCGACGTGAATGTCCGGCCAGCCCCGGACCAGGTGCTGGTCGACATAGCCGAGTACGTCACGGGCTACCGGGTGACGAGCCACGAGGCCCGCGAAACTGCCCGCTACTCCCTGATAGATGCCCTCGGGTGCGGCATGCTGGCCCTGACGTTTCCCGAGTGTACCAAGCTCCTGGGGCCGATCGTCCCCGGAATCGTCGTCCCTCTCGGCGCCCGGGTGCCGGGCACCCGTTACGAGCTTGACCCGGTCAAGGCGGCCTTTGACATTGGCTGCATCATCCGGTGGCTCGACTTCAACGACACCTGGCTGGCCGCCGAATGGGGACACCCGTCGGACAACCTCGGGGCGATCCTGGCTGTTGCCGACCACCTGAGCCGGCGCAACGTTGCCGAAGGAAACGCTCCCGTGACCATGGGCGAGGTGTTGACCTGCATGGTCATGGCCCATGAAATCCAGGGGTGCCTGGCCCTGGAGAACAGCTTCAACCGGGTGGGGCTCGACCACGTCCTGCTGGTCAAAGTCGCCTCGACCGCGGTTGTCATGAGACTGCTCGGCGGGACAAAAGAGCAGATAATCGATGCCCTGTCCCAGGCGTGGGTCGACGGCCAGAGCCTCCGCACCTATCGCCATGCGCCCAATGCCGGCAGTCGCAAATCCTGGGCCGCGGGGGATGCCGTCAGCCGGGCCGTTCGGCTGGCCCTCATGACCCTCCAGGGGGAGAAGGGGTATCCGAGCGCGCTCACCGCCCCCACGTGGGGATTCTATGACGTATCGTTCAAGGGAAGACCGTTCCGCTTCCAGCGCCCCTTTGGCACCTACGTCATGGAAAACGTCCTCTTCAAGATCTCCTACCCTGCGGAATTCCATGCCCAGACCGCCGTTGAGGCCGCAGTGAAGCTCCATCCCCAAGTGCGGGAGCGACTCTCGGACATCGAAAAGATCGTCATCACCACCCACGAATCCGCCATCCGCATCATCAGCAAGACCGGCAAACTCCATAACCCGGCGGACCGGGACCACTGCCTCCAGTATATGACCGCCATCGGGCTCATTTTCGGGAACCTGACCGCCGACCATTACGAAGAGAAGGCTGCGGCCGATCCCCGCATCGATCCCCTGCGGGAGCGGATGGAGGTGGTGGAAGAGCCGCGTTACAGCCGCGAGTATCTTGAGCCGGACAAACGTTCCATCGCCAATGCCGTCCAGGTGTTCTTCCGTGACGGCTCCTGCACCGAGCGCGTGGAGGTGGAATATCCCCTGGGGCATCGCCGCCGCCGTGCCGAGGGGATCCCACTCCTGCTGGAGAAATTCCGGGCGAACCTCTCTGCGCGTTTCCCGGAAGAACGGCTCCGGCGGATAGTCGCCTGCTGCCAGGATCAGCAGCGGCTGGAGAATACTCCCGTGAATGAATTCATGGAATTGTTTCTTATCTGA
- a CDS encoding citrate (Si)-synthase gives MGLKETLKQKIEEFRPRTTRLVKEFGKVKIDEVTIEQCIGGARDIRSLVTDISYLDPQEGIRFRGKTIPETFAALPKAPGSDYPTVESFWYFLLTGEVPTQAQVDEVLTEWKVRQEVPQYVFDTIRTLPRDSHPMAMLSVGITAMQRDSKFAALYNAGKFNKLSAWESVYEDACDIVARIPVIAAFIYNLKYKGDKQIAIDPALDMGANFAHMIDQGDAYKDVARMYFILHSDHESGNVSAHTTHLVHSALSDPYYAYAAGLNGLAGPLHGRANQEVLDWTIKFQEKYCKDQEPTKELITRALWDTLNSGQVIPGYGHAVLRKTDPRYISQREFCQKHLPEDPLFKLVSMIFEVAPGVLTEHGKTKNPWPNVDAQSGVIQWHYGVKEWDFYTVLFGVGRALGCMANITWDRGLGYAIERPKSVTTPMLEEWAAKGGRL, from the coding sequence ATGGGATTAAAAGAAACGCTTAAGCAGAAAATCGAGGAATTTCGCCCCCGCACCACCAGGCTTGTCAAAGAGTTCGGCAAGGTCAAGATCGATGAGGTCACCATCGAGCAGTGTATCGGCGGCGCCCGCGACATTCGCAGTCTCGTGACCGATATCTCCTACCTGGACCCCCAGGAGGGAATCCGGTTCCGCGGCAAGACCATTCCCGAGACCTTTGCCGCCCTCCCCAAGGCGCCGGGTTCTGATTACCCGACAGTCGAATCCTTCTGGTATTTCCTGCTGACGGGGGAGGTTCCCACCCAGGCCCAGGTGGATGAAGTGCTGACCGAATGGAAGGTTCGCCAGGAAGTTCCTCAGTATGTTTTCGATACCATCCGGACCCTGCCCCGGGACAGCCATCCCATGGCAATGCTCTCGGTGGGCATCACCGCCATGCAGCGGGACTCGAAGTTCGCCGCCCTCTACAATGCCGGCAAATTCAACAAACTCTCTGCGTGGGAATCCGTGTACGAGGACGCCTGCGACATCGTCGCCCGCATTCCGGTCATCGCCGCATTCATCTATAACCTGAAGTACAAGGGCGACAAGCAGATCGCCATCGATCCCGCGCTGGACATGGGGGCAAATTTCGCCCACATGATCGACCAGGGCGATGCGTACAAGGATGTGGCACGGATGTACTTTATCCTCCACTCCGACCACGAATCCGGCAACGTCTCCGCCCACACCACCCACCTGGTGCATTCCGCCCTGTCCGACCCCTACTATGCCTATGCCGCCGGGTTGAACGGCCTGGCCGGTCCGCTCCACGGCCGCGCCAACCAGGAAGTGCTCGACTGGACCATCAAGTTCCAGGAGAAGTACTGCAAGGACCAGGAACCGACCAAGGAGCTCATCACCAGGGCGCTGTGGGATACCCTCAACTCCGGTCAGGTCATCCCCGGCTACGGCCATGCCGTCCTGCGCAAAACCGATCCCCGCTACATTTCCCAGCGGGAGTTCTGCCAGAAGCACCTCCCGGAGGATCCCCTCTTCAAACTGGTTTCCATGATCTTCGAGGTGGCTCCGGGCGTCCTCACCGAGCACGGCAAGACCAAGAATCCCTGGCCCAACGTCGATGCCCAGTCCGGCGTCATCCAGTGGCACTACGGGGTCAAGGAATGGGATTTCTACACCGTTCTCTTCGGTGTCGGCCGGGCTCTCGGCTGCATGGCAAACATCACCTGGGACCGGGGACTCGGCTATGCCATCGAGCGCCCGAAATCGGTAACCACCCCCATGCTCGAAGAGTGGGCCGCTAAAGGTGGCCGTCTGTAG
- a CDS encoding acetyl-CoA hydrolase/transferase C-terminal domain-containing protein yields MAKYGTLQERVRCTSLLGKVMKAEETIPFFKNGMNLGWSGFTPAGYPKAVPIALADHVEKNNLQGKLRFSIFTGASVGAETEDRWATLDMIDRRWPYQTGKNIAAGINEGRIRMGDKHLSLFAQDLGYGFYTKDTPSGKLDLAIIEVSAITEDGGLVPTSSGGVIPEILMMCDHVIVEVNVGQPSFEGMHDNIICDNPPNRQVLNITRADSRIGTTAVPCDPSKIIAVVESEYRDNGRAFSEQDETSEAIANHIIDFFSHEVKAGRLPKNLLPLQSGVGSIANAVIGGLAKGPFSDLSVYTEVLQDTMLDLIDSGKLNCASSCSLSLSKDEGFPRFFANMDKYANKILLRPLSISNAPEPIRRLGVIAMNTPVEIDIYAHANSTLVGGTRMINGIGGSGDFLRNGYLKIMHTPSSRPTKTDPTGITCVVPHCSHIDHTEHDLDCVVTEQGLADLRGLAPKERARRIIEKCAHPDYKPILFAYLEIATKECMARKVGHEPQVWDRAFKMQLNLAQNGTMKIKNWDMKIDLCE; encoded by the coding sequence ATGGCAAAATACGGAACACTGCAGGAGCGCGTGCGCTGCACGTCATTGCTGGGCAAAGTCATGAAGGCGGAAGAAACCATCCCCTTCTTCAAGAACGGGATGAACCTCGGCTGGTCGGGCTTCACCCCCGCCGGGTATCCCAAAGCGGTCCCCATCGCCCTCGCCGACCATGTGGAGAAGAACAACCTCCAGGGGAAACTGCGCTTCAGCATCTTCACCGGGGCATCGGTCGGGGCCGAAACGGAAGACCGCTGGGCGACCCTGGACATGATCGACCGCCGCTGGCCGTACCAGACCGGCAAGAACATCGCCGCAGGGATCAATGAGGGACGTATCCGGATGGGGGACAAACACCTCTCCCTCTTCGCCCAGGATCTCGGTTACGGCTTTTACACAAAGGACACCCCGAGCGGCAAGCTGGATCTGGCGATTATCGAGGTGTCGGCAATTACGGAGGACGGCGGGCTCGTGCCGACCTCTTCCGGCGGTGTCATCCCCGAAATCCTCATGATGTGCGACCACGTCATCGTCGAGGTCAATGTCGGGCAGCCCTCCTTCGAGGGGATGCATGACAACATCATCTGCGACAACCCGCCGAACAGGCAGGTCCTGAACATCACGAGGGCAGATTCCCGGATCGGCACCACCGCTGTCCCGTGCGATCCATCCAAGATCATTGCCGTTGTGGAGTCGGAGTATCGGGACAACGGCCGGGCCTTTTCCGAACAGGACGAGACATCCGAGGCCATAGCCAACCACATCATCGACTTCTTCAGCCACGAAGTGAAGGCCGGCCGCCTGCCGAAAAATCTCCTGCCGCTCCAGTCGGGGGTCGGCTCCATCGCCAACGCCGTCATCGGCGGCCTGGCCAAGGGGCCATTCAGCGATCTCAGCGTCTACACCGAGGTGTTGCAGGATACCATGCTCGACCTGATCGATTCGGGCAAGCTCAACTGCGCCTCGTCCTGCTCGCTCTCCCTTTCCAAGGATGAGGGGTTCCCGCGCTTCTTTGCCAACATGGACAAGTATGCGAACAAAATCCTGCTCCGTCCGCTTTCCATCTCCAACGCACCGGAACCCATCCGGCGACTCGGTGTTATCGCCATGAACACCCCGGTGGAGATCGATATCTACGCCCACGCCAACTCGACCCTCGTCGGTGGGACGAGGATGATCAACGGTATCGGCGGCTCCGGTGATTTCCTCCGCAACGGCTATCTCAAGATCATGCACACCCCGTCGAGCCGCCCCACCAAGACCGATCCCACCGGCATCACCTGTGTCGTGCCCCACTGCTCCCACATCGACCACACGGAGCACGACCTCGATTGCGTGGTGACCGAGCAGGGTCTTGCCGATCTGCGGGGGCTGGCGCCGAAGGAGCGCGCCCGGCGCATTATCGAGAAGTGCGCCCATCCCGACTACAAGCCGATCCTCTTCGCGTATCTGGAAATTGCGACCAAGGAGTGCATGGCGCGGAAGGTGGGCCACGAGCCCCAGGTGTGGGATCGCGCCTTCAAAATGCAGCTGAATCTGGCCCAGAACGGCACCATGAAGATCAAAAACTGGGATATGAAGATAGACCTGTGTGAATAA
- a CDS encoding acetate uptake transporter: MATNPQDTAAVFELNDTTANPAPLGLLGFGMTTVLLNLHNAGMFPMDAMILSMGIFYGGLGQIIVGIMEWRKNNTFGATAFTSYGLFWLTLVALIILPNTGFIQAPDNSAMTAYLVMWGLFTGVLFVGTLRMNKALQVVFGSLTVLFFLLAAGDATGNHAIKIIAGYEGIFCGLSAIYAGLAQVINEVYGRTVAPLGLVRQLG, from the coding sequence ATGGCCACAAATCCGCAAGACACGGCTGCTGTATTCGAACTGAACGATACGACGGCCAATCCGGCGCCGCTCGGGCTGCTGGGCTTCGGGATGACGACCGTTCTGCTCAATTTGCACAATGCCGGGATGTTTCCCATGGATGCCATGATACTGAGCATGGGAATTTTCTATGGCGGCCTGGGGCAAATCATCGTCGGCATCATGGAATGGAGAAAAAACAATACGTTCGGAGCGACCGCCTTCACATCCTATGGCCTCTTCTGGCTCACCCTGGTGGCGCTGATCATCCTTCCGAACACCGGCTTCATCCAGGCGCCCGACAATTCTGCCATGACCGCGTACCTCGTCATGTGGGGGCTTTTTACCGGTGTGCTCTTTGTGGGAACCTTGAGGATGAACAAGGCGCTCCAGGTCGTGTTCGGCTCGTTGACGGTCTTGTTCTTCCTCCTCGCGGCTGGTGATGCAACCGGAAACCACGCCATCAAGATCATCGCCGGTTATGAAGGGATTTTCTGCGGTCTGTCCGCCATATATGCCGGACTGGCCCAGGTCATCAACGAGGTCTACGGGAGAACAGTCGCTCCTCTCGGCCTGGTACGCCAACTGGGGTAA
- the sfsA gene encoding DNA/RNA nuclease SfsA has translation MRLPTPLYPGTLVRRYQRFLADVQLADGTIVTAHCPNSGSMKGCNLPGSLVWLSKSTNPARKLAYTWELVMADGFWAGINTGLPNRLVREAIEDGTVTELQGYGSIRPEVRYGEERSRIDLLLEGEPGRCWVEVKNVTLVEGERALFPDAVTERGQKHLRELMEMVRRGDRGVIFYVVQRGDGEAVSPADAIDPKYGQLLRLAVANGVEALAYRALVTPEEIRLTERLPVIL, from the coding sequence ATGCGACTCCCCACCCCCCTCTACCCCGGCACCCTCGTCCGCCGCTACCAACGCTTCCTGGCCGACGTGCAACTGGCCGACGGCACCATTGTCACCGCCCACTGCCCCAACTCGGGAAGCATGAAAGGGTGCAACCTTCCCGGCAGCCTGGTCTGGCTCTCGAAAAGCACAAATCCGGCCCGCAAGCTGGCCTACACCTGGGAACTGGTCATGGCCGACGGCTTCTGGGCCGGGATCAACACGGGGCTGCCGAACCGGCTCGTGCGAGAGGCCATCGAGGACGGCACCGTGACGGAGCTTCAGGGATACGGGAGCATCCGCCCCGAGGTGCGCTACGGGGAAGAAAGGAGCCGGATCGATCTGCTGCTGGAAGGTGAGCCGGGGCGCTGCTGGGTGGAGGTGAAGAACGTGACGCTGGTGGAAGGAGAACGGGCCCTCTTCCCCGACGCCGTGACGGAACGGGGGCAGAAGCACCTGCGGGAGCTGATGGAGATGGTGCGGCGGGGAGATCGCGGGGTGATTTTCTACGTGGTGCAGCGGGGGGACGGCGAGGCTGTTTCACCGGCCGACGCCATTGACCCGAAATATGGACAGCTCCTCCGGCTGGCCGTGGCGAACGGCGTCGAGGCCCTCGCCTACCGGGCACTGGTGACGCCGGAGGAGATCCGGCTTACGGAGCGGCTACCGGTGATTCTGTAG